A stretch of Telopea speciosissima isolate NSW1024214 ecotype Mountain lineage chromosome 11, Tspe_v1, whole genome shotgun sequence DNA encodes these proteins:
- the LOC122645202 gene encoding MDIS1-interacting receptor like kinase 2-like has product MSNNEITGRIPPELAWKSSILQRLDFSSNRLIGEIPKELWKMKALSSLNLSHNQLSGMLPSEIGKLSNLGVLDLSANNLTGPIPDQLGDCFKMIYLNLGKNRFNGSIPKQMGNLISLQLLMDLSHNQLLGEIPSEIGQLHVLETLNLSHNMLSGFIPSSLEEMLSLTLIDISYNELEGPIPKIKAFEDAPREAFTKNKALCGNASKGLPSCNSSMIEKRNTGKKHMLIIYILLPILSAMFLLSIVIGIAFVFQRKAKKKKIEMGQTERIDQGDLFAICRYDGRIVHENIIEATENFDDKHCIGKGAYGSVYKATLSTGQVVAVKKLHPLQEDAEMVNKKHFTNEIHALTEIRHRNIVKFYGFCSHVWHSFLVYEYLERGSLAKILGDVERATDLDWIRRISVIKGVANALSYMHHDCSPPLIHRDISGNNILLDSEYEAHVSDFGVARLLMPDTSNWTSLAGTYGYLAPEFAYTMRVTEKCDVYSFGVVTIETLMGRHPGELLSSLSLPSSSSLASSSSVVQTMMLKDILDQRLPPPTTEVYGALVSIVKIAFTCMNVNPQSRPTMEHVSQDLSSHKPFSIDEFHTVTLGEFLH; this is encoded by the exons ATGTCGAACAATGAGATTACCGGTAGGATACCTCCTGAGCTTGCATGGAAGTCATCTATACTACAACGACTTGACTTTTCTTCCAACCGTTTAATTGGAGAAATTCCAAAGGAATTATGGAAAATGAAGGCTTTGTCAAGCCTGAATTTGAGCCATAACCAGCTTTCAGGTATGTTGCCATCAGAAATTGGAAAGTTGTCGAACTTAGGAGTTCTTGACCTGTCGGCCAACAATCTAACTGGACCTATTCCGGATCAGCTAGGGGATTGCTTCAAAATGATCTACCTAAACTTGGGTAAGAACAGATTTAATGGAAGCATTCCAAAACAAATGGGTAACCTGATTTCACTACAACTTCTAATGGATCTTAGTCATAATCAACTCTTGGGAGAGATACCATCAGAGATTGGGCAATTGCATGTTCTGGAAACTTTAAATCTCTCACATAATATGCTCTCTGGTTTCATTCCCTCGTCATTGGAAGAAATGTTGAGTTTGACACTCATTGACATATCATACAATGAGTTAGAAGGGCCGATTCCAAAAATTAAAGCCTTCGAAGATGCTCCTCGAGAGGCTTTCACAAAAAATAAAGCATTGTGTGGCAATGCTTCAAAAG GTTTGCCCTCTTGCAATTCCTCAATGATAGAAAAGAGGAATACTGGAAAGAAACACATGCTCATCATTTATATCTTACTTCCTATTTTGAGTGCAATGTTTCTACTATCCATAGTTATAGGAAttgcttttgtttttcaaagaaaagcaaagaagaagaagatagaaatgGGACAAACGGAAAGAATTGATCAAGGAGATCTATTCGCCATATGTAGGTATGATGGTAGAATTGTGCATGAAAATATCATTGAGGCCACTGAAAACTTTGATGACAAGCATTGCATTGGGAAGGGAGCATATGGAAGTGTTTACAAAGCAACTTTATCAACTGGTCAAGTGGTAGCTgtgaagaagcttcatccattACAAGAAGATGCTGAAATGGTCAATAAAAAACATTTTACAAATGAGATCCATGCATTGACTGAAATACGACATCGAAACATTGTGAAATTTTATGGTTTTTGCTCACATGTGTGGCACTCATTTCTGGTTTATGAGTATTTGGAAAGGGGAAGTTTGGCGAAAATCCTAGGAGATGTAGAGAGGGCAACAGATTTGGATTGGATCAGGAGAATAAGTGTAATTAAAGGTGTGGCCAATGCGCTATCTTACATGCACCATGATTGTTCACCACCACTTATTCACAGAGATATATCAGGTAACAATATTTTGTTGGATTCAGAGTATGAGGCTCATGTGTCAGACTTTGGCGTTGCAAGGCTTCTAATGCCTGATACAAGTAATTGGACTTCTCTTGCAGGCACTTATGGCTATCTTGCTCCAG aATTTGCTTATACAATGAGGGTGACAGAAAAGTGTGATGTGTATAGCTTTGGTGTGGTAACAATAGAAACATTAATGGGAAGGCACCCTGGTGAGCTCCTTTCATCTTTATCACTACCATCGTCGTCATCGttagcatcatcatcatcagttgTGCAGACCATGATGTTGAAAGATATTTTAGACCAACGACTCCCTCCTCCCACAACTGAAGTTTATGGAGCATTGGTTTCAATTGTAAAAATTGCATTTACATGCATGAATGTTAATCCCCAATCTCGGCCAACCATGGAACATGTTTCTCAGGACTTATCATCTCACAAGCCGTTTTCTATTGATGAATTCCATACAGTCACATTAGGAGAATTCTTGCATTGA